The following are encoded together in the Juglans microcarpa x Juglans regia isolate MS1-56 chromosome 2D, Jm3101_v1.0, whole genome shotgun sequence genome:
- the LOC121250598 gene encoding multiprotein-bridging factor 1c, whose protein sequence is MPSSLISTQQLSSLLYLSLSLSLSLTSLVFVKMPSRYPGSITQDWEPVVLNKSRAKAQDLRNPKAVNQALRSGAPIQTVRKADAGSNKKAAPVVNARKLDEAAEPAALDRVSTEVRQAIQKARLQKKMSQADLAKQINERTQVVQEYENGKAVPNQAVLGKMEKVLGVKLRGKAVK, encoded by the coding sequence ATGCCCTCCAGTCTAATTTCTACGCAACAATTAAGTTCTCTgttgtatctctctctctctctctctctctctctcacatcgCTTGTGTTTGTTAAGATGCCGAGCCGATATCCAGGATCCATTACCCAGGACTGGGAACCCGTGGTACTCAACAAGTCGAGGGCCAAGGCCCAGGACCTCCGCAACCCGAAGGCGGTGAACCAGGCCCTGCGTTCCGGGGCTCCGATACAGACAGTCAGGAAGGCCGACGCTGGTTCCAACAAGAAGGCTGCTCCGGTCGTCAACGCGAGAAAACTGGACGAGGCGGCCGAGCCGGCGGCCCTGGATCGAGTGTCAACCGAGGTGAGGCAGGCGATTCAGAAGGCGCGGCTGCAGAAGAAGATGAGCCAGGCAGACCTGGCGAAGCAGATAAACGAGCGGACGCAGGTGGTCCAGGAGTACGAGAACGGGAAGGCCGTGCCGAACCAGGCGGTGTTGGGGAAGATGGAGAAGGTTCTCGGCGTGAAGCTCAGAGGAAAGGCTGTAAAGTGA